One Rissa tridactyla isolate bRisTri1 chromosome 4, bRisTri1.patW.cur.20221130, whole genome shotgun sequence DNA window includes the following coding sequences:
- the CEBPG gene encoding CCAAT/enhancer-binding protein gamma: protein MSKTSQQNTATDANGVSVIHTQAHTSGLQQVPQLVPVSPGGGGKAVPPSKQGKKNSFVDRNSDEYRQRRERNNMAVKKSRLKSKQKAQDTLQRVNQLKEENERLEAKIKLLTKELSVLKDLFLEHAHNLADNVQPVGTETTTTNPENNGQ, encoded by the coding sequence ATGAGCAAGACATCCCAACAGAACACCGCCACAGATGCCAACGGAGTAAGCGTGATTCACACCCAGGCACACACCAGTGGTTTGCAGCAGGTTCCCCAGCTGGTGCCCGTCAGTCCTGGTGGCGGAGGCAAAGCTGTGCCTCCCAGCAAACAGGGCAAGAAGAATTCCTTTGTGGATAGAAACAGTGATGAGTATCGTCAGCGCAGAGAGCGAAACAACATGGCAGTGAAAAAGAGCCGgttaaaaagcaagcagaaagcacAAGACACGCTGCAAAGGGTCAACCAGctcaaagaagaaaatgaacGCTTAGAGGCAAAAATTAAGCTCCTGACCAAGGAGCTGAGCGTACTGAAAGACTTGTTCCTCGAGCATGCGCACAACCTTGCAGACAACGTGCAACCTGTTGGCACTGAAACCACCACAACAAATCCAGAAAACAATGGACAGTAG